One stretch of Microvirga lotononidis DNA includes these proteins:
- a CDS encoding YidH family protein, whose amino-acid sequence MDPVVPKPPVDAHSASDTISVELSSRRTGMSFQRTRMSADRTLMSVIRTSLSLISFGFTIYQVFEKLRDQQLLTGAGPARNFGVALVALGIAMLVIGIVYHVQFMLELRKERTAMKAAGLVRAESRFPPSLTLITAVVLLVIGIAAIVSMVFQVGPFV is encoded by the coding sequence ATGGACCCGGTCGTTCCAAAGCCTCCCGTCGATGCGCATTCAGCCTCGGACACGATATCGGTGGAGTTGTCGTCACGGCGCACCGGAATGTCGTTCCAGCGCACCCGGATGAGCGCCGACCGGACCTTGATGTCCGTGATCCGCACGTCGCTGTCGCTGATCAGCTTCGGCTTCACGATCTATCAGGTCTTCGAGAAGCTCCGGGACCAGCAATTGCTGACCGGAGCCGGACCGGCGCGGAACTTCGGCGTCGCCCTCGTGGCACTCGGCATCGCAATGCTGGTGATCGGGATCGTCTACCACGTCCAGTTCATGCTCGAATTGCGCAAAGAGCGCACGGCGATGAAAGCCGCAGGTCTCGTTCGGGCAGAAAGCAGGTTTCCGCCATCGCTCACGCTGATCACCGCCGTCGTTCTTCTCGTGATCGGCATTGCGGCGATCGTGAGCATGGTGTTCCAGGTCGGGCCATTCGTTTGA
- a CDS encoding formylglycine-generating enzyme family protein, giving the protein MVLIPGGTFRMGSDRHYPEEAPVHRVTVDGFWIDRTPVTNREFRRFVGATGHVTVAERTPDPRDYPGARPEMLKAGSLVFSPPDYPVNLKDWSQWWSFTFGANGRRPYGRGSSIKSLDDHPVVHVAYADAEAYAAWAGKDLPTEAEWEFAARGGLDGAEFAWGDEFTPDGRHMANTWQGAFPFQNTKLDGFERTSPVTAFPPNAYGLHDMIGNVWEWTSDWYAPKHPADAPKACCIPENPRGGREADSYDPCQPEIRIPRRVLKGGSHLCAPSYCRRYRPAARHAQPVDTSTSHVGFRCVVRRRP; this is encoded by the coding sequence ATGGTCCTGATCCCCGGCGGCACGTTCCGCATGGGCTCGGACCGCCATTATCCGGAGGAAGCGCCGGTCCACCGCGTCACGGTCGACGGCTTCTGGATCGACCGGACCCCGGTCACCAACAGGGAGTTCCGGCGCTTCGTCGGGGCGACCGGGCATGTCACCGTCGCGGAGCGCACACCCGACCCACGCGACTATCCCGGCGCGCGGCCGGAGATGCTCAAAGCCGGCTCCCTCGTCTTCAGCCCGCCGGATTATCCGGTGAACCTGAAGGACTGGAGCCAGTGGTGGTCCTTCACCTTCGGGGCGAACGGGCGTCGCCCCTACGGCCGCGGATCGTCCATCAAGAGCCTCGACGATCACCCGGTGGTGCATGTCGCTTACGCGGATGCCGAGGCCTACGCGGCCTGGGCCGGCAAGGACCTGCCGACGGAGGCCGAATGGGAGTTCGCGGCGCGCGGCGGCCTCGACGGCGCGGAGTTCGCCTGGGGCGACGAGTTCACGCCGGACGGGCGCCACATGGCCAATACCTGGCAGGGTGCGTTCCCGTTCCAGAACACGAAGCTCGATGGCTTCGAGCGCACCTCGCCCGTGACCGCTTTCCCGCCGAATGCTTACGGTCTGCACGACATGATCGGCAATGTGTGGGAATGGACCTCGGACTGGTACGCTCCGAAGCACCCCGCCGACGCGCCGAAGGCCTGCTGCATCCCGGAGAACCCGCGCGGCGGGCGCGAGGCGGATAGCTACGATCCGTGCCAGCCGGAGATCCGCATTCCGCGCCGGGTGCTCAAGGGCGGCTCGCATCTCTGCGCTCCGAGCTACTGCCGCCGCTATCGGCCTGCTGCACGCCACGCCCAGCCCGTCGACACATCGACAAGCCATGTCGGCTTTCGGTGCGTGGTCCGACGAAGGCCGTGA
- the aqpZ gene encoding aquaporin Z, with translation MDLHNSRNIHKCVAEGIGTFWLTFGGCGSAVIAASFPEVGIGLLGVSFAFGLTVLTMAYAIGHISGCHLNPAVTVGLAAGGRFPKQDIAPYIVAQVIGAIIAAFVLYLIASGAPGFDLTKGFAANGYGAHSPGQYSVISGFVAEVVLTMMFLFIIMGATHGKAPAGFAPIAIGLGLTLIHLVGIPITNTSVNPARSTGPALIVGGWALAQLWLFWVAPLIGGALGGVLYRWLSEEPSEQVTGVTPPAPAE, from the coding sequence ATGGATCTCCACAACAGCCGAAACATCCACAAATGCGTTGCCGAAGGCATCGGCACCTTCTGGCTCACCTTCGGCGGCTGCGGCAGCGCGGTGATCGCCGCGAGCTTTCCCGAGGTCGGCATCGGCCTGCTCGGCGTTTCGTTCGCGTTCGGATTGACCGTGCTCACCATGGCCTATGCCATCGGCCACATCTCGGGCTGCCATCTCAACCCGGCGGTCACGGTCGGCCTGGCGGCGGGAGGGCGCTTTCCGAAGCAGGACATCGCGCCCTACATCGTGGCCCAGGTGATCGGGGCGATCATCGCGGCCTTCGTACTGTACCTGATCGCCTCCGGGGCTCCCGGCTTCGACCTGACGAAGGGCTTTGCCGCCAATGGCTACGGCGCTCACTCGCCCGGACAGTACAGCGTGATTTCCGGCTTCGTGGCCGAAGTCGTGCTGACCATGATGTTCCTGTTCATCATCATGGGCGCAACCCACGGCAAGGCGCCGGCGGGCTTCGCTCCGATCGCCATCGGCCTCGGCCTGACGCTGATCCACCTGGTCGGCATTCCGATCACCAACACCTCGGTGAACCCGGCGCGCAGCACCGGCCCGGCCCTCATCGTCGGCGGCTGGGCGCTGGCGCAGCTCTGGCTGTTCTGGGTGGCGCCGCTCATCGGCGGAGCGCTCGGCGGCGTGCTCTATCGCTGGCTCAGCGAGGAACCGTCCGAACAGGTCACCGGCGTCACGCCGCCCGCGCCGGCCGAATGA
- a CDS encoding alpha/beta hydrolase produces the protein MRTMSCIVAAAVILGLAGCASPKGVLLPVAETVPGASKVDMLVATTRLRASDPQEFYSGGRGPELSFAQFTVSIPPAASRTAGEVQWPQSVPGNPATDFVTLKADIIDRKQATAWFSRTVRTVPQRRVLVFIHGFNNRFDDAVFRFAQIVHDAGTPVVPVLFTWPSRGSVLAYGYDRESNTYSRNALESTLRTLASDPAVGEISILAHSMGNWVTLEALRQMAIRDGRVAPKIRNVLLAAPDVDVDLFREAVLDMGKARPSFTLFVSQDDRALAISRRIWGDAVRLGAIDPEQEPYRSELDKSGITVLNLSKLRTGDPLNHSKFAESPEVVRIIGRELAEGQTLTDARVGIGDRIIQVTAGAAAAVGTAAGLAVSAPVAVVDPRTRENFQGQVEGLGQAVSGTLTP, from the coding sequence ATGAGGACCATGTCCTGCATCGTGGCCGCCGCCGTGATCCTCGGGCTCGCCGGATGCGCGAGCCCCAAGGGTGTCCTGCTTCCCGTGGCCGAGACGGTCCCCGGCGCCAGCAAGGTCGACATGCTCGTCGCCACGACCCGCCTGCGGGCATCCGACCCGCAGGAATTCTATTCGGGCGGCCGTGGGCCGGAACTGTCCTTTGCCCAGTTCACGGTTTCGATCCCGCCCGCGGCGAGCCGGACGGCCGGCGAGGTGCAATGGCCGCAGAGCGTCCCGGGCAATCCCGCCACGGATTTCGTGACCCTGAAGGCGGACATCATCGACCGCAAGCAGGCGACCGCATGGTTCAGCCGCACGGTCCGGACCGTGCCGCAGCGGCGGGTGCTCGTATTCATCCACGGCTTCAACAACCGCTTCGACGATGCGGTCTTCCGCTTCGCCCAGATCGTGCACGATGCCGGCACGCCCGTGGTGCCGGTGCTGTTCACCTGGCCGTCGCGCGGCAGCGTGCTGGCCTACGGCTATGACCGGGAGAGCAACACCTATTCCCGCAACGCCCTCGAGAGCACCCTGCGGACGCTGGCGAGCGACCCGGCCGTCGGCGAGATTTCGATCCTCGCGCATTCCATGGGCAATTGGGTGACCCTGGAGGCGCTGCGCCAGATGGCGATCCGCGACGGCCGCGTGGCGCCGAAGATCCGCAACGTGCTGCTGGCTGCTCCCGACGTGGATGTCGACCTGTTCCGCGAGGCGGTGCTCGACATGGGCAAGGCCCGCCCCTCCTTCACGCTCTTCGTGTCCCAGGACGACCGGGCGCTGGCGATCTCCCGGCGGATCTGGGGCGATGCGGTGCGGCTCGGCGCCATCGACCCGGAGCAGGAGCCCTATCGCAGCGAGCTGGACAAGTCCGGCATCACGGTCCTGAACCTGTCCAAGCTCCGGACCGGCGATCCGTTGAACCACTCCAAGTTCGCCGAGAGCCCGGAGGTCGTGCGCATCATCGGCCGGGAGCTGGCCGAGGGCCAGACCCTGACGGATGCCCGGGTCGGCATCGGCGACAGGATCATCCAAGTCACGGCGGGAGCCGCCGCCGCCGTCGGCACGGCGGCGGGCTTGGCCGTCTCGGCGCCGGTCGCGGTCGTCGATCCGCGGACCCGCGAGAATTTCCAGGGTCAGGTGGAAGGCCTCGGACAGGCCGTGTCGGGAACGCTCACGCCCTAG
- a CDS encoding DUF2778 domain-containing protein, which translates to MLHSSYRSGVRAPRKKRRSLFPTALLVAISMSPLAYFVDFQHRSDELRGEQASSVAAPAPTHVAAATAYDPTLVDPTPAMKTEALRFARNAPLQAALQSPQAPRQALMTPVAPATAPPPDAPPSAPVLAMAEAPQPAPAPVPLPVPRPADLMPPRAAAPVQAASAPARVPMTQRAVVAASAPADNRSFIEKFFGIKPATPPEAALSYASLDNGTGSISPTSRFVPSPGAGSGGTAVYDITAQVVIMPNGERLEAHSGLGDMMDNPRHVNVRMKGATPPGTYTITEREALFHGVRALRLTPVGGSAAIYGRDGILAHTYMLGPRGDSNGCVSFRNYDRFLQAYLRGEVKRLVVTAGSGQDLLPRTARRSDRSI; encoded by the coding sequence ATGTTGCACAGTTCCTATCGTTCCGGCGTCCGTGCCCCGCGCAAGAAGCGGCGCAGTCTTTTCCCAACGGCGCTTCTCGTGGCGATCTCGATGAGCCCCCTCGCGTATTTCGTCGATTTCCAGCATCGGAGCGATGAGCTTCGCGGCGAACAGGCGAGCAGCGTCGCAGCTCCCGCGCCCACCCACGTCGCAGCCGCGACTGCCTACGACCCGACGCTGGTCGACCCGACGCCGGCCATGAAGACCGAGGCGCTTCGCTTCGCACGCAATGCCCCGCTGCAAGCGGCGTTGCAATCCCCCCAAGCGCCGCGGCAGGCCCTCATGACGCCCGTTGCGCCTGCGACGGCCCCGCCGCCCGACGCGCCGCCATCCGCGCCTGTTCTCGCGATGGCGGAAGCGCCTCAACCGGCTCCCGCACCGGTGCCCCTGCCCGTGCCGCGCCCTGCCGACCTGATGCCGCCGAGGGCCGCCGCGCCCGTCCAGGCCGCAAGCGCCCCTGCACGTGTGCCGATGACGCAAAGGGCCGTGGTCGCGGCCAGCGCACCGGCCGACAACCGGTCCTTCATCGAAAAGTTCTTCGGCATCAAGCCGGCCACCCCGCCCGAGGCGGCGCTCAGCTATGCCTCGCTCGACAACGGCACCGGCAGCATTTCTCCGACATCGCGCTTCGTCCCCTCGCCCGGGGCCGGAAGCGGCGGGACCGCCGTGTACGACATCACCGCCCAGGTGGTCATCATGCCGAACGGAGAAAGGCTGGAGGCGCATTCGGGCCTCGGCGACATGATGGACAATCCGCGCCACGTGAACGTGCGGATGAAGGGCGCCACGCCGCCCGGCACCTATACGATCACAGAACGCGAAGCCCTCTTCCACGGCGTGCGCGCCCTGCGCCTCACGCCGGTCGGCGGCAGCGCGGCCATCTACGGCCGCGACGGCATTCTCGCCCACACCTACATGCTGGGCCCGCGCGGCGACTCGAATGGATGCGTGTCGTTCAGGAACTACGACCGCTTCCTCCAGGCCTATCTCAGAGGCGAAGTAAAACGCCTCGTGGTCACCGCCGGCAGCGGACAAGACCTCCTCCCCCGCACCGCCCGCCGCTCCGACCGCTCGATCTGA
- a CDS encoding class I SAM-dependent methyltransferase — protein sequence MGFYARHIGPRFVSCLCAMEGIAAEREKVVPHAAGTVLEIGIGPGLNLPLYDPARVTRVIGVDPIAEFLDLGRERRRRSPVPLDIIQAPAEALPLDDDVIDTAVITYTLCSVADPAQALREVRRVLKPKGRVLFLEHGLSSDANVAMWQHRLNPIWRKLAVGCNLTRPVQKLLDEAGFTIQRIESYYLDGAPRPVGFLCQGVAQA from the coding sequence ATGGGGTTCTATGCACGCCATATCGGCCCACGCTTCGTCAGCTGCCTGTGCGCGATGGAAGGCATAGCGGCCGAGCGCGAGAAGGTCGTTCCGCACGCCGCCGGCACGGTGCTGGAGATCGGCATCGGTCCGGGCCTGAACCTGCCGCTCTATGACCCGGCCCGCGTCACGCGGGTGATCGGCGTCGATCCGATCGCGGAGTTCCTGGATCTCGGCCGCGAGCGCCGCCGGCGCTCACCTGTCCCGCTGGACATCATCCAGGCTCCGGCGGAGGCTCTGCCGCTCGATGACGACGTTATCGACACGGCAGTGATCACCTATACCCTGTGCTCTGTGGCCGATCCGGCACAGGCTCTGCGCGAGGTGCGCCGCGTGCTGAAGCCGAAAGGGCGCGTGCTGTTCCTGGAGCATGGCCTGTCGAGCGATGCCAACGTGGCGATGTGGCAGCATCGGCTCAACCCGATCTGGCGCAAGCTTGCCGTGGGGTGCAACCTGACCCGTCCTGTCCAGAAGCTGCTCGACGAGGCCGGATTCACCATCCAGCGCATCGAATCCTATTACCTCGACGGAGCACCGCGGCCGGTCGGCTTCCTGTGCCAGGGCGTGGCGCAGGCATAG
- a CDS encoding DUF1127 domain-containing protein: MILARLASWRRYRQTFRELEALNDRELADLGIGRRDIRAVARQAAQ, from the coding sequence ATGATTCTCGCCCGCCTCGCCTCCTGGCGCCGCTACCGCCAGACCTTCCGCGAACTCGAAGCGCTCAATGACCGTGAGCTGGCCGATCTCGGCATAGGCCGCCGCGACATCCGCGCCGTCGCCCGTCAGGCCGCCCAGTAA
- a CDS encoding class I SAM-dependent methyltransferase, which produces MTKVREALVSRMWRGRDPLQAYPERLYRQDRQGWGSTHPYLTEAVEALGPSVVVEVGVWKGGSVISLASRMKEMNHDGVVIAVDTWLGAWDHWTNDEWFAHLNFINGFPALYHTFAANIVGEGLADYVLPLPLDSVNAANVLRHYDVRPDVVHIDGGHDVHAVTSDLREWWPMIRPGGVLIGDDYPHWPGVKQAFDEFFAAEGKTPIEFDPPKCRVFK; this is translated from the coding sequence ATGACGAAGGTCCGTGAAGCACTGGTGAGCAGGATGTGGCGCGGCCGGGATCCGCTCCAGGCCTATCCCGAGCGCCTGTACCGGCAGGACCGGCAGGGCTGGGGCTCGACCCATCCCTACCTGACCGAGGCGGTCGAGGCGCTTGGACCGTCGGTCGTGGTCGAGGTGGGCGTCTGGAAGGGCGGCTCCGTGATTTCCCTCGCCTCCAGGATGAAAGAGATGAACCATGACGGCGTCGTGATCGCCGTCGATACGTGGCTCGGCGCCTGGGACCACTGGACCAACGACGAGTGGTTCGCTCACCTCAACTTCATCAACGGCTTTCCCGCGCTCTATCACACCTTCGCGGCCAACATCGTCGGGGAGGGGCTCGCCGATTACGTGCTGCCGCTGCCGCTCGACTCCGTCAATGCGGCCAACGTCCTGCGCCACTACGACGTGCGGCCGGACGTCGTCCACATCGATGGCGGCCACGACGTTCACGCCGTCACGTCGGACCTGCGCGAATGGTGGCCGATGATCCGGCCGGGCGGCGTGCTCATCGGCGACGATTATCCGCACTGGCCCGGCGTGAAGCAGGCCTTCGACGAGTTCTTCGCCGCCGAGGGCAAGACCCCGATCGAGTTCGACCCGCCGAAGTGCCGGGTCTTCAAGTGA
- a CDS encoding cupin domain-containing protein, translated as MQSFIPQVTICASAVLLMLAPALAQQQPQHVMVNPSDINWTAAPPSLPKGAQMALLYGDPTKDGVFVMRLKFPANYRIPPHTHPNDEIVTVLSGEVGFGMGTTFDPAKTKAIEAGGVIAMPPGTQHFVQNDQETVVQLSSRGPWSIAYVNPADDPRKSQ; from the coding sequence ATGCAGTCATTCATCCCTCAGGTCACAATTTGCGCTTCGGCCGTTCTGCTCATGCTGGCTCCAGCTCTTGCGCAGCAGCAGCCCCAGCACGTCATGGTCAACCCGTCCGACATCAACTGGACGGCTGCGCCTCCTTCGCTTCCCAAGGGAGCGCAGATGGCGCTTCTTTACGGTGATCCGACAAAGGACGGCGTGTTCGTGATGAGGCTGAAATTCCCGGCCAATTACAGGATTCCACCGCACACCCATCCGAACGATGAGATCGTCACCGTCTTGAGCGGCGAAGTCGGTTTCGGCATGGGCACCACGTTCGACCCGGCGAAGACGAAGGCGATTGAGGCCGGCGGTGTCATCGCCATGCCGCCGGGCACGCAGCATTTTGTGCAGAACGATCAGGAAACCGTCGTTCAGCTGAGCTCGCGCGGGCCGTGGTCCATCGCCTACGTGAATCCCGCGGACGACCCGCGCAAATCGCAATAG
- a CDS encoding zinc-binding alcohol dehydrogenase family protein, whose protein sequence is MKALRCDEPGRLSVIQRDVPRAGPGEVLVRIRRIGICGTDYHIFHGNQPYLEYPRVIGHELAGEVVEAPSGSALKSGDIVCIEPYLWCGTCRACRQGKTNCCRHLQVLGVHRDGGACEYIAVPERNVVSASGLSLDEAAMVEFLAIGAHGVRRSGANASSRVAVVGAGPIGIAAAIFAKVRGAHVSVLDMNAGRLAFCRDKIGVDHVFEVSPDIDDRLNAATDGDFFDVVIDATGSPKAMMKGFSYVGHGGTYVLLSIVRADITFNDPEFHKRETSLLGSRNATRQDFETVLDVMRGGGVPTAALASHHGSIDDAPDLIPRWSAPEAGVIKALVEV, encoded by the coding sequence ATGAAAGCCCTGCGATGTGACGAGCCCGGCCGCTTGAGCGTGATCCAGCGCGACGTTCCGCGCGCCGGTCCGGGCGAGGTGCTGGTGCGCATCCGTCGCATCGGGATCTGCGGCACCGATTATCACATCTTCCACGGCAACCAGCCCTATCTCGAATACCCTCGGGTGATCGGTCACGAGCTCGCGGGCGAGGTCGTCGAGGCGCCGAGCGGGAGCGCGCTCAAGAGCGGCGACATCGTCTGCATCGAGCCCTATCTCTGGTGCGGCACCTGCCGCGCCTGCCGGCAGGGGAAGACCAATTGCTGCCGGCACCTGCAGGTCCTCGGCGTGCACCGCGACGGCGGAGCCTGCGAATACATCGCCGTGCCGGAGCGCAATGTGGTGTCGGCATCCGGCCTGAGCCTGGACGAGGCCGCGATGGTGGAATTCCTGGCCATCGGCGCCCACGGCGTGCGGCGCTCCGGCGCGAACGCGTCGAGCCGCGTCGCCGTGGTGGGAGCCGGGCCGATCGGGATCGCGGCGGCGATCTTCGCCAAGGTGCGCGGCGCCCACGTGTCCGTCCTCGACATGAATGCCGGCCGCCTCGCCTTCTGCCGCGACAAGATCGGCGTCGATCATGTCTTCGAGGTCTCGCCCGACATCGACGACCGTCTCAACGCGGCCACGGACGGCGACTTCTTCGACGTCGTGATCGACGCGACCGGCAGCCCCAAGGCCATGATGAAGGGCTTTTCCTATGTCGGCCACGGCGGCACCTACGTTCTCCTGTCCATCGTGCGCGCGGACATCACCTTCAACGATCCGGAGTTCCACAAGCGCGAGACCTCGCTTCTCGGCAGCCGCAACGCCACGCGGCAGGATTTCGAGACCGTCCTCGACGTCATGCGCGGCGGCGGAGTGCCGACGGCCGCGCTCGCCAGCCATCATGGCAGCATCGACGACGCGCCGGATCTCATTCCCCGATGGTCGGCGCCCGAGGCGGGCGTTATCAAGGCGCTGGTCGAGGTTTAG
- a CDS encoding NAD-dependent epimerase/dehydratase family protein codes for MSSLNPIRSVLVTGAGGNLGRKLIAHLLAQDWCERIVALDRAVPQGAGASDRVEWVAGNLADPSDGQWHAALAGVDSAVHFAAQNPYPDAPWSDACASFDMTLALLAAAARAGLQRIVCSLPPTT; via the coding sequence ATGTCTTCCCTGAACCCGATCCGATCCGTTCTCGTCACAGGCGCGGGAGGCAATCTCGGCCGGAAGCTGATCGCCCACCTGCTGGCGCAGGATTGGTGCGAGCGCATCGTCGCGCTCGACCGCGCGGTGCCGCAGGGGGCTGGCGCGTCCGATCGCGTGGAATGGGTGGCAGGCAATCTCGCGGACCCGTCCGACGGGCAGTGGCACGCGGCCCTGGCCGGGGTCGATTCCGCCGTCCATTTCGCCGCCCAGAACCCCTATCCCGATGCGCCCTGGAGCGATGCCTGCGCGTCCTTCGACATGACGCTCGCCCTTCTGGCGGCAGCCGCCCGGGCAGGTCTTCAGCGGATCGTGTGTTCGCTTCCTCCAACCACGTGA
- a CDS encoding NAD-dependent epimerase/dehydratase family protein yields the protein MFASSNHVMGQYKDTPLADSLTPGALTTSLPPGPGTRWFNGRETVQGFAYAASKLMGERACLAEAHRSNGVLTAVCVRIGWCQPGENRPETINTSGLPGEETSAGPDTERDLAWFRNMWLSNRDFAAVIERALLADARAWPQPGIVVNGMSKNRGMAWDIESTRRLIGYDPQDDIWDHVG from the coding sequence GTGTTCGCTTCCTCCAACCACGTGATGGGCCAATACAAGGACACGCCCCTCGCCGATAGCCTGACGCCCGGCGCCTTGACCACATCCCTGCCGCCCGGGCCGGGGACGCGCTGGTTCAACGGCCGGGAGACGGTCCAGGGCTTCGCCTATGCGGCGTCGAAGCTGATGGGCGAGCGCGCCTGCCTGGCCGAGGCCCACCGCTCGAACGGCGTGCTGACGGCCGTCTGCGTCCGGATCGGCTGGTGCCAGCCGGGCGAGAACAGGCCGGAGACCATCAACACGTCGGGCCTGCCCGGTGAGGAGACGAGCGCCGGTCCGGATACGGAGCGCGATCTCGCGTGGTTCCGCAACATGTGGCTCTCGAACCGGGACTTCGCGGCCGTGATCGAACGGGCGCTTCTCGCAGATGCGAGAGCTTGGCCGCAGCCCGGCATCGTCGTCAACGGCATGTCGAAGAACCGGGGCATGGCGTGGGACATCGAGAGCACGCGCCGTCTCATCGGCTACGATCCGCAGGACGACATCTGGGATCATGTCGGCTGA
- a CDS encoding DMT family transporter yields the protein MALRDFSLMILVCLLWAAHTVVSKIVVSDMAIPPLFYAAIRYGIVAMLALPWLLPMPKPTWRILLVGFLMGGGGFALFFLGIRTASPSSAAIVGQLGLPITTLLSVAILGERVYWRRGLGIALTFIGGVLVMWDPAGGFPISVGLALILGSAAAGSLAAVLMKQMEGVKPLRFQAWIGLASVLPLTFLSAGLEADQLPRAMEAGWAFLAALLFSALIVSLVAHTIYYGLIGKYPANLIAPLTIMNPLMTVALGLLVTGDHFDLRMAAGTGVALCGVLIITLRRNHVMPLAALVWDRQR from the coding sequence ATGGCCCTGCGTGATTTCTCCCTGATGATTCTGGTCTGTCTCCTGTGGGCAGCCCACACGGTGGTGAGCAAGATCGTCGTTTCCGACATGGCGATCCCTCCCTTGTTCTACGCGGCCATTCGCTATGGCATCGTCGCCATGCTGGCGCTGCCCTGGCTCCTGCCCATGCCCAAGCCGACTTGGCGCATCCTCCTGGTGGGCTTTCTCATGGGGGGAGGCGGCTTTGCCCTCTTCTTCCTGGGGATCCGGACGGCAAGCCCGTCGAGCGCCGCCATCGTCGGGCAGCTCGGCCTGCCGATCACGACCCTCCTGTCGGTCGCCATTCTCGGAGAGAGGGTCTACTGGAGACGGGGCCTGGGCATCGCACTCACATTCATCGGCGGCGTCCTCGTCATGTGGGATCCCGCCGGGGGCTTTCCGATTTCCGTCGGGCTTGCCCTCATTCTGGGCTCTGCAGCGGCGGGCTCGCTGGCGGCCGTGTTGATGAAGCAGATGGAGGGCGTGAAGCCGCTGCGGTTCCAGGCCTGGATCGGCCTCGCCTCCGTGCTGCCGCTGACCTTTCTCTCCGCCGGTCTCGAAGCCGATCAGCTCCCCAGGGCCATGGAGGCTGGCTGGGCCTTCCTGGCGGCGCTGCTGTTCTCCGCCCTGATCGTGTCACTGGTGGCCCACACCATCTATTACGGGCTCATCGGCAAATATCCCGCCAACCTGATCGCCCCGCTGACGATCATGAACCCGCTCATGACCGTGGCGCTCGGGCTGCTCGTCACGGGGGATCATTTCGACCTGCGGATGGCGGCCGGGACCGGGGTCGCGCTTTGCGGCGTCCTGATCATCACCTTGAGACGCAACCACGTCATGCCGCTGGCGGCCCTGGTGTGGGACCGCCAGCGATAG
- a CDS encoding ornithine cyclodeaminase family protein, with product MIILSDKEVRSLLPMSDAIEIVEKAMIAVSEGAANLPLRSAIDVGGPNKMGVMPGALMPGNGRVDACFGVKLVSLFPGNPDAGYSSHQGAVVLFEPEHGSAIAMMNAGLLTAIRTAAASAVATRALARPDCATLAMIGVGEQAEHHLEAMLCVRPEIRELRLAGRRREKAEAFATHAAERYPGLAVKVFDDVRSAVEEADLVCTVTASAEPVLMGEWVATGAHLNVVGASIPSKREIDEETVARSKLYVDYRPSTFAQAGEVICAIESGRIRREHVLAEIGEVLARQATGRESAADITLYRSLGVAAQDLACASHCLREAKARGLGVEASLD from the coding sequence ATGATCATCCTGTCCGACAAGGAAGTCCGTTCGCTGCTGCCGATGAGCGATGCCATCGAGATCGTCGAGAAAGCGATGATCGCGGTCTCCGAGGGCGCCGCCAACCTGCCCCTTCGCTCCGCCATCGATGTCGGCGGCCCCAACAAGATGGGCGTCATGCCGGGCGCGCTCATGCCGGGCAACGGCCGCGTCGACGCCTGTTTCGGCGTGAAGCTGGTGAGCCTGTTCCCCGGCAATCCCGACGCGGGATATTCCTCGCACCAGGGCGCGGTCGTCCTCTTCGAGCCCGAGCACGGCTCGGCTATCGCCATGATGAATGCAGGTCTTCTGACCGCCATCCGCACGGCGGCCGCCAGCGCGGTGGCGACCCGGGCGCTGGCCCGGCCCGACTGCGCCACGCTTGCCATGATCGGCGTCGGCGAACAGGCCGAGCACCATCTCGAAGCCATGCTCTGCGTCCGGCCGGAGATCCGGGAGCTGCGGCTGGCCGGACGCCGGCGCGAGAAGGCGGAAGCCTTCGCGACCCATGCGGCGGAACGCTATCCGGGCCTCGCAGTGAAAGTCTTCGACGATGTCCGCTCCGCCGTCGAGGAAGCCGACCTCGTCTGCACGGTCACGGCCTCGGCCGAGCCGGTCCTGATGGGCGAATGGGTGGCGACGGGCGCCCATCTCAACGTGGTCGGGGCCTCGATCCCGTCGAAGCGCGAGATCGACGAGGAGACGGTGGCCCGATCGAAGCTCTATGTCGATTATCGCCCGTCCACCTTCGCGCAGGCCGGCGAAGTCATCTGCGCCATCGAGAGCGGCCGCATCCGCCGCGAGCACGTGCTGGCCGAGATCGGCGAGGTTCTGGCGAGGCAGGCCACTGGCCGCGAATCCGCGGCCGACATCACGCTCTACCGTTCGCTCGGCGTCGCCGCGCAGGACCTCGCCTGCGCGAGTCACTGCCTGCGCGAGGCGAAGGCGCGGGGCCTGGGCGTCGAGGCATCGCTGGACTGA